A window of the Streptomyces sp. NBC_00250 genome harbors these coding sequences:
- a CDS encoding serine/threonine-protein kinase — protein sequence MRPIGSKYLLEEPLGRGATGTVWRARQRETAGADAAVPGQPGETVAIKVLKEELANDADIVMRFLRERSVLLRLTHPNIVRTRDLVVEGDVLALVMDLVEGPDLHRYIRESGPLTPVAAALLTAQIADALAASHADGVVHRDLKPANVLLAEQGGQMHPMLTDFGIARLADSPGLTRTHEFVGTPAYVAPESAEGRPQTSAVDIYGAGILLYELVTGRPPFAGGTALEVLHRHLSEEPRRPSTVPGPLWTVIERCLSKDPDRRPSAVNLARGLRAVAAGIGVHSTPAQIEAADGVGALLAPDPAPAPVPGTPEAQGAADPTQVLPSGAGTAPRYDPAGATSVMPTSGPAGAADPTAVMPPVPPGPPQSGQGAQSEEPHPWQNQLRAARDRNEQTQVQYLDPSQDPLRRRPQRQPQQPPQDQRPGQYGQQPPQPYQQQRPAPQRQQQPYPPQQQHQPQQYAPPPAPQQYAPPQQQYTPPQPPPQAPAPREPRPPRQRSANPVRIPGLGCLKGCLVMIVLFVVAGWLIWELTPLQDWIAEGKGYWEAIGDGISTVTDWISTIGEATDSGGTTGGTTGQ from the coding sequence GTGCGGCCTATCGGCAGCAAGTACCTGCTCGAGGAGCCGCTCGGCCGCGGCGCCACGGGCACCGTCTGGCGAGCCCGCCAGCGGGAGACGGCGGGCGCCGATGCGGCCGTGCCCGGCCAGCCCGGCGAGACCGTCGCGATCAAGGTCCTCAAGGAGGAGCTGGCCAACGACGCGGACATCGTGATGCGCTTCCTGCGCGAGCGGTCCGTGCTGCTCCGGCTCACCCACCCCAACATCGTGCGCACCCGCGACCTGGTCGTCGAGGGCGATGTCCTCGCGCTCGTCATGGACCTCGTCGAGGGCCCCGACCTGCACCGGTACATCAGGGAGAGCGGCCCGCTCACCCCGGTCGCCGCCGCCCTCCTGACCGCCCAGATCGCCGACGCGCTCGCCGCCAGCCACGCCGACGGCGTGGTCCACCGGGACCTGAAGCCGGCCAACGTCCTGCTCGCCGAGCAGGGCGGCCAGATGCACCCGATGCTCACCGACTTCGGCATCGCGCGCCTCGCGGACTCCCCGGGCCTCACCCGCACCCACGAGTTCGTCGGCACGCCCGCGTACGTGGCGCCGGAGTCCGCCGAGGGCCGCCCGCAGACCTCCGCCGTCGACATCTACGGCGCGGGCATCCTGCTGTACGAGCTGGTCACCGGTCGGCCCCCGTTCGCGGGCGGCACCGCCCTGGAGGTCCTGCACCGGCACCTCAGCGAGGAGCCGCGCCGCCCCTCGACCGTGCCCGGACCGCTGTGGACGGTCATAGAGCGCTGCCTCAGCAAGGACCCGGACCGGCGGCCGAGCGCGGTGAACCTCGCGCGCGGTCTGCGCGCGGTCGCCGCCGGCATCGGCGTGCACTCCACGCCCGCCCAGATCGAGGCGGCCGACGGCGTCGGCGCGCTCCTCGCCCCGGACCCGGCACCCGCGCCGGTCCCGGGGACCCCGGAGGCCCAGGGGGCCGCCGACCCCACCCAGGTGCTGCCCAGCGGCGCCGGGACGGCGCCCCGGTACGACCCCGCCGGCGCGACCAGCGTCATGCCGACCAGCGGCCCGGCGGGCGCCGCCGACCCGACGGCCGTCATGCCCCCCGTACCGCCGGGCCCGCCGCAGTCCGGGCAGGGCGCGCAGTCCGAGGAGCCGCACCCCTGGCAGAACCAGCTGCGCGCGGCCCGCGACCGCAACGAGCAGACGCAGGTGCAGTACCTGGACCCGAGCCAGGACCCGCTGCGCCGACGCCCGCAGCGGCAGCCCCAGCAGCCCCCGCAGGACCAGCGGCCCGGCCAGTACGGGCAGCAGCCGCCGCAGCCGTACCAGCAGCAGCGTCCCGCTCCGCAGCGGCAGCAGCAGCCGTACCCGCCGCAGCAGCAGCACCAGCCGCAGCAGTACGCGCCGCCGCCCGCCCCGCAGCAGTACGCGCCGCCCCAGCAGCAGTACACCCCGCCGCAGCCGCCGCCCCAGGCCCCGGCCCCGCGCGAGCCGCGGCCGCCGCGTCAGCGCAGCGCCAACCCGGTGCGGATCCCCGGCCTCGGCTGCCTCAAGGGCTGTCTGGTCATGATCGTGCTGTTCGTGGTCGCGGGCTGGCTGATCTGGGAGCTGACCCCCCTCCAGGACTGGATCGCCGAGGGCAAGGGCTACTGGGAGGCCATCGGCGACGGCATCTCGACCGTGACCGACTGGATCTCCACGATCGGCGAGGCCACCGACTCCGGGGGTACTACCGGCGGTACGACAGGGCAGTGA
- a CDS encoding FtsK/SpoIIIE domain-containing protein: MQIRLTVLAPYAGHGAGRTCDVLVTAPAGTALAAVASNLAAAVTGPDTSASGTTVLYAGAERLDGRRCVLGEPPLVDGAVLSLQVPGPDDRVGETAAARLHVVAGPDAGGVHLLHGGPIRIGRSVDADVPLDDPDVSRAHCTVTVGEDGRVTVADRGSTNGTTLDGVPVGDRPVGFRPGALLRLGESALRLTGPGDDLGGTDTRATAPDGEGHLRVAPPGADGRAPADLGDRPSHAGVPRTAAGGPTDDTTHGGARGVPLGGTPESAYTDPYAPGAPRGTDSPGAGHARAGDQAGGADGPGGEAHGRTRPSRVDAGSEPADAPSPRPGGKRGLGAWARRLAGGREELPAPTAGPRTAPDTHAGARTGTGARDGSAAPAPVADTWPDPATVLLTALGPGPRLWERGQDHPESLVVRLGTTDRAELSGVPVTVGLREAGSLGLAGPADRLAGLARSVVAQLAALHSPADLEIVLISADRNRSLDERRRAWGWLGWLPHVRPAHGQDCRLLLAYDREQAQARTAELTRRLDDGPLGPGWPSADRSSVAEAAARHTGPTTVVIVDGDPGSAALRETVARLAGAGAAAGIHLLCLAEAPSASPVSPVAATYETACAASLAFRECGAAALLSGDVATALRLLRTSGGRVAGHGTVGVVDAVSVAWAERFGRALAPLRTDTTAVPGARAAALPPSARLLDELGLARATPASLMARWASAGDGTAVLGAGPRGPLAVDLTKEGPHLLIEGPAGSGRTELLRSIAASLAAGGRPDRLGLLLVDGAGGERGEGLAVCTELPHVTEHLVASDPVRMREFAQALGAELKRRAEILGDGHFADRRGPRAAPAADRLIGQRAPSAAESVPQGARATVRLRESGDLADRRSGRTLRTGDGTIGALPSTRSGRTDGPYPGSDDLGGRPSGRITYSGDLDGRPSGRSAYPGSEDVGGRPSSRTLRAGDDDLTGPSSGRVPYPGADDLGGRAGGRVSRAGDGSLDERSSARTRAGGDAYLADTPSGRLPRRDGDDRASSRTLRTGDGDLTDRPSGRVHRSGAEDVVGHGSGRVLRSAGEETAGRIPRPATGEHDPVRAASPAHLPRLIVLVDDYDALVAPALGASGRPAAGSVVRALEAVARNGERLGVHLVATSARPDRTADTELAHGARLRIVLDAPPVTAGPDVPAAGRGRLGHPDGRVTPFQAGRVTGRIPRTATLRPTVVPLEWERMGDPPTRRPVRELGNGPTDLALLASALDRAARSVEAAPVPPLTPAAHS, translated from the coding sequence ATGCAGATCCGGCTGACCGTCCTCGCGCCGTACGCCGGCCATGGCGCCGGACGTACCTGCGACGTGCTCGTCACGGCCCCCGCCGGGACGGCCCTGGCCGCCGTGGCCTCGAATCTCGCCGCCGCCGTCACCGGCCCCGACACCTCCGCCTCGGGCACCACCGTGCTCTACGCGGGCGCGGAGCGGCTCGACGGCCGCCGCTGCGTGCTCGGCGAACCCCCGCTGGTCGACGGCGCGGTCCTCTCCCTCCAGGTCCCCGGCCCCGACGACCGGGTCGGCGAGACGGCCGCGGCCCGGCTGCACGTGGTGGCGGGCCCGGACGCGGGCGGAGTGCATCTGCTGCACGGCGGACCGATCAGAATCGGCCGTTCCGTGGACGCCGATGTACCGCTCGACGATCCGGACGTCTCCCGCGCCCACTGCACGGTGACCGTCGGCGAGGACGGCCGCGTCACGGTCGCCGACCGGGGCTCGACGAACGGCACGACCCTCGACGGCGTACCGGTCGGCGACCGCCCGGTCGGCTTCCGCCCGGGCGCGCTGCTGCGCCTCGGCGAGTCCGCCCTCCGCCTGACCGGCCCCGGCGACGACCTCGGCGGTACGGACACGAGGGCGACGGCCCCGGACGGCGAGGGCCACCTGCGCGTCGCGCCGCCGGGAGCCGACGGACGGGCACCGGCGGACCTGGGCGACCGGCCCTCCCACGCGGGCGTGCCCCGCACGGCGGCCGGCGGCCCGACGGACGACACCACCCACGGCGGGGCGCGCGGCGTGCCGCTCGGCGGGACCCCCGAGAGCGCGTACACCGACCCGTACGCCCCGGGTGCCCCTCGCGGTACGGACTCCCCCGGCGCCGGTCACGCGCGCGCGGGCGACCAGGCCGGCGGTGCCGACGGGCCCGGCGGCGAGGCCCACGGCAGGACCCGCCCGTCCCGCGTCGACGCGGGCTCGGAACCGGCCGACGCCCCCTCCCCGCGCCCCGGTGGCAAGCGCGGCCTCGGCGCCTGGGCGCGGCGACTGGCGGGCGGGCGCGAGGAGCTCCCGGCCCCCACCGCCGGCCCCCGTACCGCACCGGACACCCACGCGGGCGCCCGGACCGGCACCGGCGCGCGGGACGGCTCGGCCGCGCCCGCACCGGTGGCCGACACCTGGCCCGATCCGGCCACCGTCCTGCTCACCGCCCTCGGTCCCGGCCCCCGGCTCTGGGAGCGCGGCCAGGACCACCCCGAGTCCCTGGTGGTGCGGCTCGGCACGACGGACCGCGCCGAGCTCTCCGGCGTGCCGGTCACGGTGGGACTCCGGGAGGCCGGTTCGCTGGGCCTCGCGGGCCCCGCCGACCGGCTCGCGGGGCTCGCCCGCTCGGTGGTCGCCCAGCTCGCCGCCCTGCACTCCCCGGCCGATCTGGAGATCGTGCTCATCAGCGCCGACCGGAACCGCTCCCTCGACGAGCGGCGCCGGGCCTGGGGCTGGCTCGGCTGGCTCCCGCACGTCCGGCCCGCCCACGGCCAGGACTGCCGGCTGCTCCTGGCGTACGACCGCGAGCAGGCCCAGGCCCGTACGGCGGAACTGACCCGACGGCTCGACGACGGCCCGCTCGGGCCCGGCTGGCCCAGCGCCGACCGCTCGTCCGTCGCCGAAGCGGCCGCCCGCCACACGGGGCCGACGACGGTCGTGATCGTCGACGGCGACCCCGGTTCCGCGGCGCTGCGCGAGACGGTCGCGCGACTGGCCGGAGCCGGAGCGGCGGCCGGCATCCACCTCCTCTGCCTCGCCGAGGCGCCCTCGGCCTCCCCCGTCTCCCCGGTGGCCGCCACGTACGAGACGGCGTGCGCCGCCTCGCTCGCCTTCCGCGAGTGCGGGGCCGCCGCGCTCCTCAGCGGCGACGTGGCGACGGCACTGCGGCTGCTCCGGACCTCCGGCGGGCGGGTCGCGGGCCACGGCACCGTCGGCGTGGTCGACGCGGTCTCCGTCGCCTGGGCCGAGCGGTTCGGCCGCGCGCTGGCCCCGCTGCGTACGGACACGACGGCGGTTCCGGGCGCGCGTGCCGCCGCGCTGCCCCCGTCGGCCCGTCTCCTCGACGAACTCGGGCTCGCCCGTGCCACCCCCGCCTCCTTGATGGCCCGCTGGGCCTCTGCCGGGGACGGCACGGCGGTCCTCGGTGCGGGGCCGCGCGGCCCGCTGGCCGTGGACCTCACCAAGGAGGGTCCGCACCTGCTGATCGAAGGCCCGGCGGGAAGCGGACGCACGGAGCTGCTCCGTTCGATCGCGGCCTCGCTCGCGGCCGGTGGCCGCCCCGACCGGCTCGGCCTGCTCCTGGTCGACGGAGCGGGCGGCGAGCGCGGCGAAGGACTCGCGGTCTGCACGGAGCTGCCGCATGTGACCGAGCATCTGGTCGCCTCGGACCCGGTGCGGATGCGGGAGTTCGCGCAGGCGCTCGGCGCGGAGCTCAAGCGCCGGGCCGAGATCCTGGGTGACGGCCACTTCGCCGACCGCCGGGGCCCGCGCGCGGCGCCCGCCGCCGACCGGCTGATCGGCCAGCGCGCCCCGAGCGCGGCGGAGTCCGTGCCGCAGGGTGCCCGCGCGACCGTCCGTCTCCGGGAATCCGGCGACCTCGCGGACCGCCGGAGCGGCCGCACGCTGCGCACGGGCGACGGCACGATCGGCGCCCTCCCGAGCACGAGGAGCGGCCGCACGGACGGCCCGTACCCCGGTTCGGACGACCTCGGTGGCCGGCCCAGCGGCCGGATCACGTACTCCGGCGACCTCGACGGCCGGCCGAGCGGCCGGAGCGCGTACCCCGGGTCGGAGGACGTGGGCGGGCGCCCCAGCAGCCGCACGCTCCGCGCGGGCGACGACGACCTGACGGGGCCCTCCAGCGGCCGGGTCCCGTACCCCGGGGCCGACGACCTCGGCGGCCGAGCCGGCGGGCGCGTGTCCCGTGCCGGGGACGGCTCGCTCGACGAGCGGTCCAGTGCCCGTACGCGGGCGGGTGGCGACGCCTATCTGGCCGATACGCCCAGTGGGCGGCTGCCGCGCAGGGACGGCGACGACCGTGCGAGCAGCCGCACCCTTCGTACCGGCGACGGCGATCTCACGGACCGCCCCAGCGGGCGCGTGCACCGCTCCGGAGCCGAGGACGTCGTCGGCCACGGCAGCGGGCGCGTGCTCCGCTCCGCGGGTGAGGAGACGGCCGGGCGGATTCCCCGTCCCGCGACCGGTGAGCACGACCCCGTGCGCGCCGCGAGCCCCGCCCACCTCCCCCGGCTCATCGTGCTCGTCGACGATTACGACGCTCTCGTCGCGCCCGCGCTCGGCGCCTCCGGGCGGCCCGCGGCCGGTTCCGTCGTGCGGGCTCTTGAGGCCGTCGCGCGCAACGGCGAGCGGCTCGGCGTGCACCTCGTCGCGACCTCCGCGCGCCCCGACCGGACGGCCGACACCGAGCTGGCCCACGGAGCCCGGCTGCGGATCGTGCTCGACGCGCCGCCGGTGACCGCCGGACCGGACGTACCGGCCGCCGGGCGCGGACGCCTCGGGCATCCGGACGGCCGGGTGACCCCCTTCCAGGCGGGCCGAGTCACCGGACGGATCCCCCGGACGGCGACGCTCCGGCCCACCGTCGTCCCGCTGGAGTGGGAGCGGATGGGTGATCCGCCCACCCGTCGCCCGGTCCGCGAGCTGGGCAACGGTCCGACGGATCTGGCGCTCCTCGCCAGCGCGCTGGACCGGGCCGCACGCTCGGTCGAGGCGGCTCCCGTGCCCCCGCTGACCCCTGCGGCCCACAGCTGA